Genomic window (Vicinamibacteria bacterium):
TGGCGGAAAGCTATCGAACCGGCGGGGCCGGCGGAGTTCGGGAAGTCCCGGCGTACATCCTTCCCGAGATCGCAATCGAAGTCGGCGGGACAGAAGTCAGGTTGACCGATCGGCCCGTGTACAAGCAGCCCATCACGGAAGAGAAGGACAACTATCTGTTTTGCAACATTGGCATCGATTCGCTGGCGCAGTTCGCCGAGTACTCGTTCGACTTTCGCCAGATGTCTTTCGTGTTGGGCGGCCGATGACCGTCGTCGACGCGCTATGGCGGCAGCTCGAAGCTATCTTCGAGCTCCGTCGCTTTCCCTCCAGCCCGAGGATTCGGCCCAGGTCCAAGTCGATGGCTCGAGCGCCCAGCTCTCGTCGACGAGGTCTCCGCTGCCATGGATGATGAGCGTCCCGCGAAACCGATCGTAAGCGGAGGCGTAGATACCGCGGCGTACCGGCCCGTCGTTCGAGATCATCTCCCACCGGCTTCCGTCCCAGCTCCACAGATCCCGAAAGAGTCGATCGTCTTCCCGTCCACCGTAGAGAAGAACCCTTTCCCGATCGGCGTCATAGGTCATGGTGTGAAACCCGCGCGGCCCCGGGCCGTCGATTGCCAGCTGCGTCCAGGTCGACCCGTCCCAGGTCCAGGTGTCCGCGAACGTTCGTTCGAGGTCCTGGCCGCCCATCAGGACGACGATTCCGAGCCCGTCGTGGTAGGCCATCGCGAACGGCGCCCGCGCATCGGGGCCTTCGGAGCTTGCGAGATGCCAGGTCCGCCCATCCCATTCCCAGGTGTCGCCAACCAGTTGCTTGCCGTTCCATCCTCCAAACAG
Coding sequences:
- a CDS encoding kelch repeat-containing protein, with protein sequence LFGGWNGKQLVGDTWEWDGRTWHLASSEGPDARAPFAMAYHDGLGIVVLMGGQDLERTFADTWTWDGSTWTQLAIDGPGPRGFHTMTYDADRERVLLYGGREDDRLFRDLWSWDGSRWEMISNDGPVRRGIYASAYDRFRGTLIIHGSGDLVDESWALEPSTWTWAESSGWRESDGARR